The following coding sequences lie in one Oryctolagus cuniculus chromosome 7, mOryCun1.1, whole genome shotgun sequence genomic window:
- the ELOA gene encoding elongin-A isoform X2 has protein sequence MEEEDQEHWEVSGSQSCSPEPRQKKHRKLAELERPHKASHSHERRDERKRCHRVSPAYSSDHESSDYGHVQSPLSSASPHQVYVDHYRSPDQDPEPIAPHQKPGKGHSHALQDRLGISQERHLGEPQGREAVNQNKEHKSSHKEKRPGGAKAEEKACAISKEKSHSRRPLSGDSAKEKLPSGVSQKEKEKEGSSHKKKFAPSLEVASDNHLKKPKHRDSQKTKSDKKPGPDSVDAGKGGKGKTQDGRVKASKAGEEDAEDGFEEPTMSFESYLSYDQPKKKKKKVVKTSAPALGEKGLKKSDSKSTKDSGPARKLPKGNENQTEKLPAASADSAKPKKVPTDTLPALPDLPLPMIQTNYRPLPSLDLISSFQPKRKAFSSPQDEEEAGFTGRRMNSKMQVYSGSKCAYLPKMMTLHQQCIRVLKNNIDSIFEVGGVPYSVLEPVLERCTPDQLYRIEEYNHVLIEETDQLWKIHCHRDFKEERPEEYESWREMYLRLQDAREQRLRVLTKNIQSAHANKPKGRQAKMAFVNSVAKPPRDVRRRQEKFGTGGAVVADRIKIKPAPYTGGSSHTSGSNSFNASPEEPAYDGPSTSSAHLAPVVSTVSYDPRKPTVKKIAPMMAKTIKAFKNRFSRR, from the exons atggaggaagaggacCAGGAGCACTGGGAGGTCTCCGGGAGCCAgtcctgcagccctgagcccagacAGAAGAAGCACAGGAAGCTTGCCGAGCTGGAGAGACCCCACAAAGCCTCCCACAGCCACGAgaggagagacgagagaaagCGGTGTCACAGGGTGTCGCCCGCTTACTCCTCAGACCACGAGTCTTCAGATTATGGCCACGTGCAGTCCCCCCTGTCTTCTGCCAGTCCTCATCAGGTGTACGTGGACCATTACAGGTCCCCGGACCAGGACCCCGAGCCCATTGCTCCACACCAGAAGCCTGGAAAAGGCCACAGCCATGCCTTGCAGGACAGACTGGGGATCAGCCAGGAGCGGCACCTGGGTGAGCCCCAGGGGAGAGAGGCTGTGAACCAAAACAAGGAGCACAAGTCTTCCCACAAGGAGAAGCGCCCTGGGGGTGCCAAGGCCGAGGAGAAGGCCTGTGCCATAAGCAAAGAGAAATCTCACAGCCGGAGGCCGCTCTCGGGTGACAGTGCGAAGGAGAAGCTGCCCTCGGGTGTCtcccagaaagagaaggaaaaagagggcaGCAGCCACAAGAAGAAGTTTGCCCCCTCCTTGGAGGTGGCTTCGGACAACCACCTTAAAAAGCCAAAGCACAGAGACTCGCAGAAAACCAAATCGGACAAAAAGCCCGGTCCAGACAGCGTGGACGCGGGCAAGGGGGGGAAGGGGAAGACTCAAGACGGGAGAGTGAAGGCCTCCAAGGCGGGAGAGGAGGATGCCGAGGACGGCTTTGAGGAGCCCACCATGTCCTTTGAGTCGTACCTCAGCTACGACCAgcccaagaagaagaagaagaaggtcgTGAAAACGTCGGCCCCAGCACTTGGAGAAAAGGGGCTGAAAAAAAGCGACTCTAAAAGCACTAAAGACTCGGGCCCAGCTCGGAAATTGCCTAAGGGGAATGAAAACCAGACGGAGAAGCTGCCGGCAGCCAGCGCCGACTCAGCCAAGCCGAAGAAG GTCCCCACAGACACGTTACCGGCGCTGCCAGACCTCCCCCTGCCCATGATCCAGACCAATTACCGTCCACTTCCTTCCCTCGATTTGATCTCTTCCTTCCAGCCAAAGCGAAAAG CATTCTCCTCACCCCAGGACGAGGAAGAAGCTGGGTTCACTGGACGGAGAATGAATTCCAAGATGCAGGTGTATTCTGGTTCCAAATGTGCCTATCTCCCCAAGATGATGACCTTGCACCAGCAGTGCATCCGAGTCCTTAAGAACAACATCGACT CAATCTTCGAGGTGGGGGGAGTCCCCTACTCTGTGCTGGAGCCCGTGTTGGAGAGGTGCACTCCCGACCAGCTGTACCGCATAGAGGAGTACAATCAC gttttaatagaagaaacagaTCAATTATGGAAAATTCATTGTCACCGAGACTTTAAGGAAGAAAGACCAGAAGAATATGAGTCATGGCGGGAGATGTACCTGCGCCTCCAGGACGCCCGAGAGCAGCGGTTACGAGTGCTGACCAAGAATATCCAGTCCGCACACGCCAATAAGCCCAAAG GCAGACAAGCAAAGATGGCCTTCGTCAACTCTGTGGCCAAGCCGCCTCGCGACGTCCGAAGGAGGCAGGAGAAGTTCGGAACGGGAGGAGCAGTTGTCGCTGACAGAATCAA GATTAAGCCCGCCCCGTACACCGGCGGAAGCAGCCACACCTCCGGCAGCAACAGCTTTAACGCCAGCCCCGAGGAGCCGGCCTACGACGGCCCGAGCACCAGCAGTGCCCACCTGGCGCCAGTGGTCAGCACTGTTTCCTACGATCCTCGCAAGCCAACTGTGAAGA AAATTGCCCCGATGATGGCCAAGACGATAAAAGCTTTCAAGAACAGATTCTCCCGACGATAA